In Maridesulfovibrio zosterae DSM 11974, a genomic segment contains:
- a CDS encoding DEAD/DEAH box helicase yields the protein MTKDETFETIVRLLEHEHKAIAYKLGVIASPPEPIPYDLIKKSIAIADRLSRRNSDRLKQIVLTICALLWTYCNESCSGLSETLILFLSRIGFSPSSGMVDPGYEGETYSAQQSIINQHAIMLHQLRCEVEIGEQKFVLTEFQKEFWKALDTYKLVGISAPTSAGKSYAILLKCIDLLINKSGIVIYIVPTLSLVAQVSADFRDKLDFFGLHDYPILTTYNDQHQPSKAIYVLTQEKAVAAFAQNEVPFSEVRIFVVDEIQNIERVGNEGDVRSKILFDAITEIRFSCNPDYVVISGPRVEGLGHLGIDLFGIEADEQEAKSSPVASVTYAFAEKNGSYIFKQYHELLHIPNELHIENDQLVKGFGQKRYTDNFHGYLNEVLDRLGKESKNIVFAPTAQQARKTAIAIATGDNPPLNGNINSLVDYIKKTVHPLYDLAYTVSRGIAFHHGQMPLHVRRTIESAVCDKMISNVVCTTTLMQGVNLPAQNVIIRSPNLFIAQRDGATKLTNYELANLRGRAGRLLKDFIGRTFILDETFFSQPEDQYDLLQDESKEVSAGYSDKFDLAEIDICNSLRNCEPYSDTDFQHNFLLTYIRHGIVRYKEMAPYRFKQIGIEIDPETYAKAVTDLSSLTISPEICLKNRYWDPLDLQEIASKISKISLPINLHDKNAAKDLCNVLKFMKYNFTHYCERYYDLPPDNVIFVHSINAIEWARETPLYNILSTEYHSDADKIDNTIKTILTKISYDIPALLKPLYDIKFGDSPFLRAIECGAYRPVTRFLIENNVPRDTAISLTDNFFSDVKDEFNPLQLKNFLLINKKDIPHWEFVQLKGFLY from the coding sequence ATGACAAAAGATGAAACATTTGAAACCATCGTCAGACTACTAGAACATGAACATAAAGCCATTGCTTATAAGTTAGGAGTGATAGCCTCACCTCCTGAACCAATCCCATATGACCTAATCAAGAAATCAATCGCCATTGCAGACCGCTTGTCCCGTAGAAATAGCGATAGACTCAAACAAATTGTTTTAACGATTTGTGCTTTGCTATGGACATACTGTAACGAGAGTTGCTCTGGACTGTCAGAAACCCTAATCCTTTTCCTCTCAAGAATAGGATTTTCTCCTTCAAGTGGGATGGTTGATCCGGGTTATGAAGGTGAAACATATTCTGCACAACAAAGTATTATTAACCAGCACGCCATCATGCTCCATCAACTTCGGTGTGAAGTGGAAATTGGTGAACAAAAGTTTGTTTTGACTGAATTCCAAAAAGAATTTTGGAAAGCCCTTGATACGTACAAACTTGTAGGTATTTCGGCACCAACTTCAGCAGGAAAATCTTACGCTATTCTACTAAAATGCATTGACTTATTAATTAATAAATCAGGAATTGTAATCTACATTGTACCCACATTAAGTCTGGTTGCTCAAGTTTCTGCTGATTTTAGGGATAAATTAGACTTCTTCGGATTGCACGATTATCCGATTTTAACAACCTATAATGACCAACACCAACCTTCCAAAGCAATTTATGTTTTAACTCAAGAAAAAGCAGTTGCAGCGTTCGCCCAAAATGAAGTTCCTTTTTCTGAGGTTAGAATATTTGTTGTAGATGAAATTCAAAATATTGAGCGAGTTGGAAATGAAGGAGACGTAAGATCAAAAATTTTATTTGATGCGATAACTGAAATAAGATTTTCATGTAATCCCGACTATGTCGTCATCTCTGGACCTAGAGTCGAAGGATTAGGACATCTTGGTATTGATCTATTCGGGATTGAGGCGGATGAACAGGAAGCAAAAAGCTCTCCTGTTGCAAGTGTTACGTATGCATTTGCTGAAAAGAATGGATCATATATTTTCAAACAATATCACGAATTACTACATATTCCAAATGAGTTACACATTGAAAATGACCAACTGGTAAAAGGATTTGGCCAAAAAAGGTATACAGATAATTTCCATGGCTATTTAAACGAAGTCCTAGACCGCCTTGGCAAAGAATCGAAAAACATTGTTTTCGCACCGACAGCGCAACAAGCGAGAAAGACTGCAATTGCCATTGCAACTGGAGACAATCCACCATTAAACGGAAATATAAACTCCCTTGTGGATTATATCAAAAAAACTGTCCACCCACTATACGACTTAGCCTACACGGTAAGTAGGGGAATCGCATTTCATCATGGTCAGATGCCATTACATGTTCGTAGAACAATCGAATCTGCCGTATGCGATAAAATGATTTCAAATGTTGTTTGCACTACAACTTTAATGCAAGGAGTAAATCTCCCAGCACAAAATGTAATTATTCGTTCACCCAATTTATTTATTGCTCAAAGAGATGGAGCAACAAAATTAACCAACTACGAACTTGCAAATCTTCGGGGCCGAGCAGGACGTTTGCTTAAGGATTTTATTGGTAGGACCTTTATTCTGGATGAGACATTTTTTTCACAACCGGAAGATCAATACGATCTTCTTCAGGACGAAAGCAAAGAAGTTTCTGCTGGATACTCCGACAAATTTGATTTGGCAGAAATTGATATCTGTAACAGTCTCCGCAATTGTGAGCCATATTCAGACACCGACTTTCAGCATAATTTTCTTTTAACATATATCAGGCATGGAATTGTCCGCTATAAGGAAATGGCACCCTATAGATTTAAGCAAATTGGGATTGAAATTGATCCTGAAACGTATGCAAAAGCTGTAACAGATTTATCTTCTTTAACAATTTCTCCTGAAATCTGTCTCAAAAATCGCTATTGGGACCCTCTAGATTTGCAGGAAATAGCCTCAAAAATTTCAAAAATTTCTCTTCCTATAAATTTACATGATAAAAATGCAGCCAAAGACTTATGCAATGTATTAAAATTCATGAAATATAATTTCACGCACTATTGTGAGCGTTATTATGACCTTCCACCAGACAATGTTATTTTTGTACATAGTATTAACGCTATTGAATGGGCAAGAGAGACACCACTATATAACATTTTATCTACAGAATATCATTCAGACGCAGATAAAATTGACAATACAATTAAAACTATATTGACAAAAATATCTTATGATATCCCAGCACTACTTAAACCTCTATATGACATTAAATTTGGAGACTCTCCTTTTTTAAGAGCAATCGAATGTGGTGCATATCGTCCTGTAACTAGATTCTTGATTGAAAATAATGTCCCACGCGACACAGCTATCAGCCTGACTGACAATTTTTTTTCAGATGTTAAGGATGAATTTAACCCCTTACAATTAAAAAACTTTTTACTGATAAATAAAAAAGACATTCCACACTGGGAATTTGTTCAGCTTAAAGGCTTTCTATATTAA
- a CDS encoding GGDEF domain-containing protein, producing MVLLNKRKIILKIFFGYFLALCLMVGAVSFSYTRLNIIKETVDNLTNNLAETRSLAQGVTAKIRLVRFYAERYRRFYHQEDLDHFNDEIVDLKKGLNELISQTDNRKLLSMVQGIQREVHLYDIQFENITKQIMLKQMLLSTVFLKQELLIENQLSAIRINIGIVQEPDIFFSFGNARNAFQLMRLYQSKYLHEDDEKYYVMFKNNYRYACKAFLELKAALESVTDNSHIMVNVDKANEELKAYYEIFLKIRSASIDINGLSKKLDQHEHAVTQISSEIASRIEDEYKSQNIITHDLVHRAQVEMVGVVILAISLSLGLILVIFRTVTSPLFREMRREAEELKIAKNNAETALAQLSEAKQKVDFLAITDTLTGLNNRLKLDDELNNQFQRAQRYGNSFSVILLDLDKFKSVNDIFGHYVGDQVLKESSSILLGHTRKTDIVGRWGGEEFLVVCPETDMKGAFQLAENLRHAFEDRDFTDIGKQTCSFGVASYREGDEIQTMMERADKALYQAKEKGRNCVEAY from the coding sequence ATGGTTCTACTCAATAAACGAAAAATTATTTTAAAGATATTCTTCGGCTACTTCCTTGCTCTTTGTTTAATGGTTGGAGCCGTGTCCTTTTCATATACTCGTCTGAATATAATTAAGGAAACTGTAGACAACCTAACTAATAATTTGGCTGAAACACGGTCCTTAGCTCAAGGTGTTACAGCAAAAATACGCTTGGTCCGTTTTTACGCCGAGCGTTATCGACGTTTTTACCATCAGGAGGATTTGGATCATTTTAATGATGAGATTGTCGATTTAAAGAAAGGTCTTAATGAGCTTATCTCTCAGACTGATAATCGAAAGTTGCTGAGCATGGTTCAAGGCATCCAGCGCGAAGTACACCTGTATGATATCCAGTTTGAAAATATCACAAAGCAGATTATGCTTAAGCAGATGTTGCTTTCCACTGTGTTTTTGAAACAAGAATTATTGATCGAAAATCAGCTTTCCGCCATCAGGATTAACATCGGAATTGTGCAGGAACCGGATATCTTCTTTTCATTTGGTAATGCTCGGAATGCATTCCAACTCATGCGGTTATATCAGTCAAAATATCTTCATGAAGATGATGAAAAGTACTATGTCATGTTCAAGAATAATTACAGGTATGCGTGCAAAGCGTTTTTGGAGTTGAAAGCTGCTCTTGAGTCCGTTACTGACAATTCCCATATAATGGTCAACGTTGATAAAGCAAATGAAGAGCTTAAAGCATACTATGAGATTTTTTTGAAAATTCGTTCTGCAAGTATTGATATTAATGGATTATCTAAAAAACTGGACCAACATGAACATGCCGTGACACAAATCTCTTCTGAGATCGCATCACGAATCGAAGACGAGTACAAGTCCCAGAATATAATTACGCACGACTTGGTCCATAGGGCTCAGGTAGAAATGGTGGGAGTTGTCATTCTTGCTATATCACTCAGCCTAGGGCTTATCCTTGTTATTTTCCGGACAGTGACATCTCCGCTATTCCGGGAGATGAGAAGGGAAGCAGAAGAGCTGAAGATTGCTAAAAACAATGCAGAAACAGCTCTTGCTCAGCTTTCAGAAGCAAAACAAAAAGTAGACTTCCTTGCTATTACCGATACATTAACTGGCTTGAATAACCGATTGAAATTGGATGACGAACTTAACAATCAATTCCAACGGGCTCAACGCTATGGAAATTCATTCTCCGTCATTTTGCTTGATCTTGATAAATTTAAAAGTGTTAATGATATCTTTGGGCATTATGTTGGTGATCAGGTTTTGAAGGAATCGTCAAGCATTCTCCTTGGTCATACCCGAAAAACAGATATCGTGGGCCGATGGGGGGGAGAGGAGTTTCTTGTTGTGTGTCCGGAAACCGATATGAAAGGAGCGTTTCAACTGGCTGAAAATCTGCGGCATGCGTTTGAAGACCGAGATTTTACCGATATCGGTAAACAGACATGCAGTTTTGGAGTTGCCAGTTATCGGGAGGGGGATGAAATTCAAACCATGATGGAACGGGCTGATAAAGCACTATACCAAGCCAAAGAAAAAGGGCGGAATTGTGTTGAAGCATACTGA